In Pyrenophora tritici-repentis strain M4 chromosome 6, whole genome shotgun sequence, the DNA window ccattcgatcaaggcgttaacccgtcctcccagaagcgtagagcgccagcaactagacaaaatcctacccatttaacgcctaaacgtgtccgccgtgaggcgctgccgtcgcctccagcgactgctccgccgcgccgtcaaagcccgttgtccgagcctgagctgcaagccacccaaacagctgcctccgcgcaagctgaagatatcgttggcgaggatgaggatactttcgaggatggagatggcgatccgctgcctgaggatgaggatgagatcgctgctaagggcgctgccggtagtgttgaggatgagggagagccagcgtaccgacgtcaagaaggcactccatggctgcctcgctcatcgcaagcgctagaggatgaggttaatcctgtactgcgcgttaggtggagggcttgccttggtggtgatatggagaaacactttattcctgaagctgccgatagcgagcacggcgtacggctgtactcgctgcatttcgacgacctatggcagtgggtagatgacgttgttgcagaattacggccaaaaagagcgaagatctcatctgtttgcactgttgtttacccagctaagcaggccaaacgcgagcgcgcgataaagcgattgcggcgaggtgttgatgcaacgtggaatagctttcagcgccttgttgtagaggttgataactatgtcagcgagccagtaaacgtcgatttcgagctcatcttggctgaaattccaggggagcagcagccgttgccaacggttgtcgacggtcctcgtcgacgcaccgcaacggtgattcaagaggaggggcttgctggtgtaatagcagctgaacaagcaggtagcgggcatgctattgctatccgggatagatggcgctgtacagatacccattgcgagaactatccttattgctgctggatggcgccaacagcgaggcagccagcgcgcttcgaagatcacctctttgtcaacggcaacattatctccatgtgggcaagagcaattacagcgagaagggcaacgtacgatgagccatctgatgatgtacggcttgcaattttgagagcaaaggacctgcgggtgcatgagaaaacgcgcaagttgcgggcggctggagatggcgacgatgatatcaaaagcttaacaaaactgctcatcgttggacagcttgagcggatgaacaggcaacctcaacaggagtctaacttgcaggcagctgcaccaacgataacaagagctgaggtatctagtgcatctcagtgggcgcctatccgatatgatcatgagcaggagattaacgagcatactagtaatttctttaactaccttaagttaaaatttcctacagttggagaggacattaacgagctttataagactcttgttattgacggagctatggatatcaacctcttgatgcagccatctggtgatatcttgaagttgtggacgcagcatttcaagcagcctcctggctggtttttcacgctacaaaacactgcaaaagaatggcaagctgggtaccagggtctcacagatcgtaactggagacgagtcgaacgttgtaagaaaagagaagagattgcgcgcaagaaattggtggttgaaccgtctagcagtgttgtggaggatgatggcgagaatgcttgaagcttagtggcctgagcgtttttggtgacagcggcccgtgcccgctatagtgttgaggtttttcaggcgtttcaaatgcgctgcaacaatagtctatttggatagccctatgtacaacactacaacgttatgcgattataacaggttaacttcctaagatagttctatatgtatagaaatagctcttatttttttagaattattaaatcgcttttgtgggttgcgcattaaggtgtaatcgttcgcatttgtatggtatcatctacctatagaaacgtactgtggcatccatttaaaagcacaattaatagggatagccacacctatggaaccagcttctgcagttaatattacagcacaccagctgcgctgcatactcaagaaagaccccaaagtcaatgaagttctccgcttgcgctgaattccttttcatccaccccttgagctgcttaaagctcttctcgatggggttgaaatctggtgagtatggcggcagatactcaaggagtactccagcactttggcaaagcacccgtacacgctctgatcgatggatggaggcgttatcaagcacgattactgaggctggccctgggtgaggattgcagaacggcagcacttgaaactctaagaagtcttctaggatctcagatgtaatcgcgccttgaaagatcttatagcttatgtagccatctatcgtcatggctggcagcagcgaccaccgttctgatcgcctgaagctgtgtgatagctccaccggctccccgattggagaccagccatacttgcggtcgcccgtacgctcattgcaggcgctctcgtccaacgcaacgatctgctccgccttatagtgttgcgccatcctggcaagatagaggcggcggagtggctcactctgctcctttgcccgctttgttgcaagcttgcgagaccatctcatcttctctagctctcggtaaacgctcgcaaggcttatcctaacgtcgtactcgtcgtacaagaagtccctcatctcatccatgtatgcgcccggtgagccattgaggtatgcctgaaggccttcgcgctgagcttgccggagtatagatggccgcccaagtcgaacgcagcgcggcggataaggcacgccccaaaactctaagctcaacctcagctttgctactgtgttacggctcgcacctgtagctctagagatggctcgatcactttcgcaggcagcaattcggtcgaggatagcctggagaacagcgggctgcaagcggtggccggtgcctggcat includes these proteins:
- a CDS encoding DDE-3 multi-domain protein, producing MPGTGHRLQPAVLQAILDRIAACESDRAISRATGASRNTVAKLRLSLEFWGVPYPPRCVRLGRPSILRQAQREGLQAYLNGSPGAYMDEMRDFLYDEYDVRISLASVYRELEKMRWSRKLATKRAKEQSEPLRRLYLARMAQHYKAEQIVALDESACNERTGDRKYGWSPIGEPVELSHSFRRSERWSLLPAMTIDGYISYKIFQGAITSEILEDFLEFQVLPFCNPHPGPASVIVLDNASIHRSERVRVLCQSAGVLLEYLPPYSPDFNPIEKSFKQLKGWMKRNSAQAENFIDFGVFLEYAAQLVCCNINCRSWFHRCGYPY